In Candidatus Desulforudis audaxviator MP104C, a genomic segment contains:
- a CDS encoding HAD family hydrolase: protein MLGFDIPARGVLTIKNAVFDFNGTLAVDGNIRPGVAERLNQLAGHIQVFVVTADTFGTVRQACRDIDCEVTVLATNPGGPEKERFVRELGAAETAAFGNGANDIPMLEAAGLGVAVLEGEGAAVGSLMAADVVVRNIIEGLDLLLKPGRLVATLRR, encoded by the coding sequence GTGCTCGGTTTTGATATCCCCGCCCGGGGCGTTCTGACCATCAAAAACGCAGTGTTCGACTTCAACGGAACGCTCGCGGTGGACGGCAACATCAGGCCCGGAGTGGCGGAGCGTCTTAACCAACTAGCCGGTCACATACAGGTTTTTGTGGTCACCGCGGATACTTTCGGGACGGTGCGCCAGGCTTGCCGGGACATCGATTGTGAGGTCACCGTGCTGGCCACAAACCCCGGCGGTCCCGAAAAGGAACGTTTTGTGCGGGAATTGGGGGCGGCGGAAACAGCCGCTTTCGGAAACGGCGCGAACGATATCCCGATGTTGGAGGCGGCCGGGCTCGGGGTCGCGGTCCTGGAAGGGGAAGGTGCTGCGGTCGGCTCCCTGATGGCCGCAGACGTGGTGGTCCGGAACATCATCGAGGGCCTGGACCTGTTGCTGAAGCCGGGACGGCTCGTCGCGACTCTGCGGCGCTGA
- a CDS encoding adenylate kinase, which translates to MNLLIMGPPGGGKGTQCEVLVRELKITHISTGDMFRENVKGGTELGLKAKEYMDAGQLVPDELVVAMVKDRLSKPDCANGFLLDGFPRTVPQAEALDATLKDMGIILDAVLNIAVPRGKLLDRLTGRRVCRVCGATFHVLFNAPKEDGKCDKCGGELYQRSDDTEATVNQRLDVYEAQTQPLIEYYGKQGLLKEINGDQEIGKVTQDLLASLGR; encoded by the coding sequence GTGAATCTTCTGATCATGGGTCCGCCTGGGGGCGGCAAGGGAACACAGTGCGAAGTGTTGGTAAGGGAACTGAAGATTACCCATATCTCCACCGGGGACATGTTCCGCGAAAACGTCAAGGGCGGAACGGAACTCGGGTTGAAGGCCAAGGAGTATATGGACGCGGGCCAGCTGGTTCCGGACGAACTGGTGGTGGCGATGGTTAAGGACCGGCTGTCCAAGCCGGATTGCGCCAACGGCTTTCTACTCGACGGCTTCCCGCGGACTGTGCCCCAGGCGGAGGCACTGGACGCCACCCTGAAGGATATGGGCATCATTCTAGACGCGGTGCTGAACATCGCGGTGCCCCGGGGCAAGCTCCTGGACCGCTTGACCGGTCGTCGGGTCTGCCGGGTTTGCGGCGCGACCTTCCACGTGCTGTTCAACGCGCCGAAGGAAGACGGCAAATGCGACAAATGCGGCGGGGAACTGTACCAGCGCAGTGACGACACCGAAGCCACGGTGAACCAGCGTCTGGATGTCTACGAGGCCCAGACCCAACCCCTCATCGAATACTACGGCAAACAGGGACTGCTTAAGGAAATAAACGGCGACCAGGAAATCGGTAAGGTGACCCAGGACCTTCTGGCGAGTCTGGGCCGCTAG
- a CDS encoding UPF0182 family protein, protein MGARRWTFYAVVAAIVLFIMLLGGGARLYTDWLWFQSLGYSNVFVTILLSDLGLRVAVGLLFFAFIFVNLLLTRRVVLEQGHITLQQENVIQLQDIPWKQILNNRIITLFFLAVSAVLAYMFSLSAAGDWVLLQKFLNPSSFGIADPIFGKDVGFYVFTLPFHIFLFNILFWSGIVTVLFVGIAYFISNPFQGLRGLLANSHVRTHLSGLLAFILLVKAWGYLLQQYLLLYSPRGVVFGPGYTDINGTLLAYRVLLILAVLAALAVIANIFLRRTGVLAYAVGGLIVVSLVLGLVYPALLQRFVVGPNELAREAPFIEHSIAFTRKAYNLDQVDRKAFPAGRTVDLDAIQANSETTSNIRLWDREPLQASYGQLQQIRTYYELKHIDVDRYTINGVYRQVMLAARELDQSRLPEQAKTWVNQRLIYTHGYGVAMSPVNEVTREGQPVFLLKDIPPKTDTDIHLERPEIYFGEATDNYVIVNTDQLEFNYPEGETNVHTTHAAADSGVTLGSILKRLVFAVALADYKIMLSTDVRPDSRILYYRNIRERVPKLAPFLMFDQDPYIVVNNGKLYWLWDAYTTTNMFPYAEPFQGRNNYIRNAVKVVVDAYTGDVDFYVAEPEDPLIRSFALIFPDMFKEIDEMPASLRAHIRYPVDLFKVQAEMYATYHMQNAAVFYNREDKWSLPTEIFGQEKRPVEPYYTIVRLPGEEAPEFVLIMPFTPHGRENMIGWMAARSDGEHYGNLLVYEMPKQSLVYGPMQVEARINQDQYISQQLTLWENRGTRVIRGNLLSIPIEDSLLYIEPIYLQAEDGRMPELRRVVLLHGERVVFEPDLPRALAAMFGTPGAPGAAPPPVTDPDAGPLDEVPVVRTMADLIEEANREYERAQERLREGDWSGYGAAISNLGRVLDELLKQAGQETQEVGSGRPYVFR, encoded by the coding sequence TTGGGTGCCCGACGGTGGACCTTTTACGCCGTAGTGGCGGCGATCGTGCTTTTCATCATGCTGCTGGGGGGCGGAGCCCGGCTTTATACCGACTGGTTATGGTTCCAGTCCTTGGGTTACAGCAACGTGTTTGTCACCATCCTCCTCTCCGACCTCGGCCTCCGGGTCGCAGTTGGCCTGCTGTTCTTTGCCTTCATATTCGTTAACCTGCTGCTGACCAGGCGGGTGGTCCTGGAACAGGGCCACATCACGCTCCAGCAGGAGAACGTGATTCAACTGCAGGACATCCCTTGGAAGCAAATCCTGAACAACCGGATCATTACCTTGTTCTTCCTGGCCGTGAGCGCTGTGCTGGCCTATATGTTCAGTCTGTCGGCGGCCGGGGACTGGGTGCTCCTCCAGAAGTTTTTGAACCCCTCTTCTTTCGGGATAGCCGACCCTATTTTCGGGAAGGACGTCGGGTTCTACGTCTTCACCCTGCCGTTCCATATTTTCCTCTTTAACATTCTCTTCTGGAGCGGTATCGTCACTGTTTTGTTTGTGGGCATCGCCTACTTCATTTCCAACCCCTTCCAGGGCCTGCGGGGTCTGTTGGCCAACAGTCACGTACGGACGCACCTTTCGGGCCTGTTGGCCTTCATACTGCTGGTCAAGGCCTGGGGTTACCTGCTCCAGCAGTACCTCTTGCTCTACTCGCCCCGGGGCGTGGTGTTCGGCCCCGGCTACACCGACATCAACGGCACGCTACTGGCGTACCGGGTGCTGCTGATCTTGGCCGTGCTGGCCGCGCTGGCGGTGATCGCGAACATCTTCCTGCGCCGGACGGGAGTTTTGGCCTACGCCGTGGGCGGCCTGATCGTGGTTTCCCTGGTGCTCGGTTTGGTTTACCCGGCGCTGCTGCAGAGATTTGTGGTCGGGCCGAACGAACTGGCCCGCGAGGCGCCGTTCATTGAACACAGCATCGCCTTCACAAGGAAAGCGTACAACCTGGACCAGGTGGACCGGAAGGCGTTCCCGGCGGGACGCACGGTGGATCTGGACGCGATCCAGGCGAACAGCGAGACGACCAGCAATATCCGCCTCTGGGACCGGGAGCCGCTGCAGGCCAGCTACGGCCAACTGCAGCAGATACGGACCTACTACGAGCTTAAACATATCGACGTTGACCGATATACGATCAACGGTGTGTACCGACAAGTCATGCTAGCTGCACGGGAACTGGATCAGAGCCGACTGCCCGAACAGGCCAAGACGTGGGTAAACCAGAGGCTGATCTACACCCACGGCTACGGGGTGGCCATGAGCCCGGTAAACGAGGTGACACGCGAGGGCCAGCCGGTGTTCTTACTCAAGGATATCCCGCCTAAAACCGACACCGACATTCACCTGGAGAGACCGGAGATCTACTTCGGCGAAGCCACCGACAACTATGTGATCGTGAATACCGACCAGTTGGAGTTCAACTACCCCGAAGGCGAAACCAACGTGCACACCACTCACGCGGCAGCCGACAGCGGGGTGACGCTGGGTTCGATCCTGAAGCGCCTCGTGTTCGCGGTGGCCCTGGCCGACTACAAGATCATGCTGTCGACGGACGTGCGGCCGGACAGCCGGATTCTGTACTACAGGAACATACGGGAACGGGTGCCGAAGCTGGCGCCGTTCCTGATGTTCGACCAAGACCCGTACATCGTGGTGAACAACGGAAAACTGTACTGGCTATGGGACGCCTACACAACGACTAACATGTTTCCCTACGCCGAGCCCTTCCAGGGCCGGAACAACTACATCCGGAACGCGGTGAAGGTCGTGGTGGACGCCTACACCGGCGACGTCGACTTCTACGTGGCCGAACCCGAAGACCCGCTGATCCGGAGTTTCGCCCTGATCTTCCCGGACATGTTCAAGGAAATAGATGAAATGCCGGCCAGCCTGCGGGCGCACATCCGCTACCCGGTCGACCTATTCAAGGTGCAGGCCGAGATGTACGCCACCTACCACATGCAGAACGCAGCTGTCTTCTATAACCGGGAGGACAAGTGGAGCCTGCCGACCGAAATCTTCGGGCAGGAAAAACGCCCGGTGGAACCGTACTACACCATCGTGCGGCTCCCGGGCGAGGAGGCCCCTGAATTCGTGCTGATTATGCCTTTCACTCCCCATGGTCGCGAGAATATGATCGGCTGGATGGCGGCCCGTTCCGATGGGGAACACTACGGAAATCTGCTGGTGTACGAAATGCCCAAGCAGAGCCTGGTGTACGGCCCGATGCAGGTCGAGGCCCGCATCAACCAGGACCAATACATCTCCCAGCAGCTTACGCTGTGGGAGAACCGGGGTACGCGGGTGATCCGGGGCAACCTGCTGAGCATCCCGATCGAGGACAGCCTGCTCTACATTGAGCCGATCTACCTGCAGGCCGAGGACGGCCGGATGCCCGAGTTGCGCCGGGTGGTGCTCTTGCACGGTGAGCGCGTGGTATTCGAACCCGACCTCCCGCGGGCCCTGGCCGCGATGTTCGGGACGCCGGGCGCCCCCGGGGCGGCCCCGCCACCGGTAACCGACCCTGATGCCGGGCCGCTGGACGAAGTCCCCGTGGTGCGCACCATGGCCGACCTGATCGAGGAAGCGAACCGTGAATATGAACGCGCCCAGGAGCGCCTGCGCGAAGGAGACTGGAGCGGCTACGGCGCCGCCATCAGCAACCTGGGCCGGGTGCTGGACGAACTGCTGAAACAGGCCGGGCAGGAGACACAGGAGGTGGGGTCGGGGAGGCCCTACGTTTTCCGGTGA
- the hflX gene encoding GTPase HflX: MTAVPDGSAEKAVLVGVELGSLTGAEVRESLNELNRLARTAGAEVAGTVLQKRPRPDPAHFVGRGKAEELAALCSAAGAGLLIFDQDLSPAQARNLENVTGVRVLDRTQIILDIFARRARTREGKLQVELAQLNYVLPRLTGRGTELSRLGGGIGTRGPGETKLETDRRRIRQRIADLQREIAEVRRHRQLLRRARKVAPVPLVALVGYTNAGKSSLLNALTGAVVSVEDRLFATLDPTSRQLRLPTNEVVVLTDTVGFIRHLPHHLVAAFRATLEEVVEADLLLHVVDLSHPAHQAHITAVDGVLEELGAGGKPRLMVFNKTDLVEPGELDLLGRNDVAVSALTGAGLDTLRAAVADALSTWRTRERFLIPYSRTQLVALAYEHGRVLAEHHREDGVEIEVELPVAWARRIAARLEEQADS, from the coding sequence TTGACGGCAGTTCCGGATGGCAGCGCGGAGAAAGCGGTGCTGGTAGGGGTTGAGCTTGGGAGTCTCACGGGGGCAGAGGTGCGGGAGAGCCTCAATGAGTTGAACCGCCTGGCCAGGACGGCCGGGGCCGAAGTTGCGGGCACCGTGCTGCAGAAAAGGCCGCGTCCGGACCCGGCGCACTTTGTCGGCCGCGGGAAGGCCGAGGAACTGGCGGCGCTCTGCAGCGCCGCGGGCGCGGGGCTTCTGATCTTCGACCAGGACCTGTCTCCCGCCCAGGCACGAAATCTGGAAAACGTGACCGGTGTACGGGTGCTCGACCGCACCCAGATCATACTGGACATCTTTGCGCGGCGGGCCCGTACCCGGGAAGGGAAACTCCAGGTGGAACTGGCCCAGTTGAACTATGTTTTGCCACGGCTGACCGGCCGGGGCACCGAACTCTCACGGCTGGGCGGCGGCATTGGCACTCGGGGCCCCGGTGAAACCAAACTGGAAACGGATCGGCGCCGAATCCGCCAGCGGATCGCCGACTTGCAGCGCGAGATTGCCGAGGTTCGCCGGCACCGGCAGTTGCTCCGGCGGGCCCGGAAAGTGGCCCCGGTGCCGCTGGTGGCGCTGGTGGGGTACACCAACGCCGGGAAGTCGTCGCTTCTGAACGCCCTTACCGGTGCGGTGGTATCCGTTGAAGACCGCCTGTTTGCCACTCTGGACCCGACCAGCCGGCAGCTGCGCCTCCCGACGAACGAGGTGGTGGTGCTCACCGATACGGTCGGGTTTATCCGGCACCTGCCGCATCATCTGGTGGCCGCCTTCCGGGCCACCCTGGAGGAGGTAGTGGAGGCCGACCTGTTGTTGCACGTGGTCGACCTGAGCCACCCCGCGCACCAGGCCCATATCACGGCGGTGGACGGGGTGCTGGAGGAACTTGGTGCCGGCGGCAAACCGCGGCTGATGGTGTTCAACAAGACCGATCTGGTCGAACCCGGGGAGCTGGACCTCCTGGGGCGAAACGATGTGGCCGTTTCGGCCCTGACCGGGGCGGGCCTGGACACCCTCAGGGCCGCCGTCGCGGACGCGCTTTCCACCTGGCGGACACGGGAGCGCTTCCTGATTCCCTACAGCCGCACCCAGTTGGTAGCGCTGGCGTATGAGCACGGCCGGGTACTGGCAGAGCACCACCGGGAGGATGGAGTGGAGATCGAGGTCGAACTGCCGGTGGCCTGGGCACGGCGAATCGCGGCGCGGCTCGAGGAGCAAGCAGATTCTTGA
- a CDS encoding ISLre2-like element ISCde3 family transposase encodes MFKIRFLLEVVLFLAKGIFEVFRSVRNMDELEERVQRLVQQAGGKMLEEALAHIDLELSGKRDPALKNVGQRSRTLVTSFGEITVKRRLYRNQKTGAYRFLLDEALGIPERQRVTPRMTRMILELGTEMPFRRAARVMGFLVPGIHWMTVWSKVQDAGEKAARDAEALREAVFEDGVVPEGGKEVRELSIEADGVVIPLQRSPKAFGEIKLFIGYEGREQKTRKLVNRYTVATARGSRVAWEDTGAAFGHKWDLSRVERIRIGGDGAEWIKQGLEMFPGATYHLDPFHLRRRLTEALSYSSNVYETVTEGLAELNQDAVVSALDQAIRVNRGARRNGIMRLKEYLLANWQGIAALPEGDRLGAIEGQVRHTIARRTKRIGARWSPAGAERMGRLLAVRANDELDRYAVHSEPRFDLLKKAVGAEAIQLPKRFGKDPEAWLQANVPALEGPHAGKHWVKHIVREISSPRWSTV; translated from the coding sequence ATGTTCAAGATTCGCTTTCTGCTTGAGGTAGTCCTGTTTCTGGCCAAGGGAATTTTTGAGGTGTTCAGGTCGGTGCGCAATATGGATGAGTTGGAAGAGCGGGTGCAGCGGTTGGTTCAACAGGCAGGCGGCAAAATGCTGGAGGAGGCGCTGGCACACATTGACCTTGAGTTAAGCGGCAAGCGGGATCCAGCCCTCAAGAACGTGGGACAGCGGTCGCGGACCCTGGTCACCAGCTTCGGTGAGATTACGGTTAAGCGCCGACTGTACCGTAACCAGAAGACCGGCGCGTACCGGTTCCTTCTGGACGAAGCCTTGGGAATCCCTGAACGCCAACGGGTGACACCGCGGATGACCCGTATGATCCTGGAGCTAGGCACGGAGATGCCCTTCAGGCGCGCGGCCCGGGTTATGGGTTTTCTAGTACCGGGGATTCACTGGATGACCGTCTGGTCTAAGGTTCAGGATGCTGGAGAAAAGGCCGCCCGGGATGCTGAGGCACTACGCGAGGCCGTCTTTGAAGACGGTGTGGTCCCTGAAGGCGGCAAGGAGGTTCGGGAGTTATCCATTGAAGCCGATGGTGTAGTAATACCCTTGCAGCGGTCGCCCAAGGCGTTTGGTGAGATCAAGCTGTTTATCGGCTACGAGGGCAGGGAACAAAAGACCCGGAAACTGGTGAACCGTTACACGGTGGCCACCGCCAGGGGCAGCCGGGTGGCTTGGGAAGACACCGGGGCGGCCTTCGGCCACAAGTGGGACCTTAGCAGGGTAGAGCGGATCCGCATTGGTGGGGACGGCGCCGAGTGGATCAAACAAGGCCTGGAGATGTTCCCCGGGGCGACTTACCACCTTGACCCCTTCCACCTGCGCCGGCGTTTAACCGAGGCTTTAAGTTACAGCAGCAACGTCTATGAAACTGTCACCGAAGGGTTAGCCGAGCTAAACCAAGATGCGGTAGTTTCCGCCTTGGATCAGGCGATTCGGGTCAACCGGGGTGCACGCCGTAACGGGATCATGCGGCTTAAGGAGTATCTCCTGGCTAACTGGCAAGGTATCGCCGCCTTGCCGGAGGGAGACCGTTTAGGTGCGATCGAGGGCCAGGTCCGTCACACCATCGCCAGGCGAACAAAGCGGATTGGGGCGCGTTGGAGCCCGGCCGGTGCGGAACGGATGGGACGCCTGTTAGCGGTACGGGCTAATGATGAGCTGGACAGATACGCGGTACACTCGGAACCCCGGTTCGACCTACTGAAAAAGGCTGTCGGAGCCGAGGCAATCCAACTGCCCAAACGCTTCGGCAAAGATCCCGAGGCCTGGCTTCAAGCCAACGTGCCCGCCCTTGAAGGACCGCACGCCGGAAAACACTGGGTCAAGCACATAGTAAGAGAGATTAGTTCACCGAGGTGGTCTACGGTCTAA
- a CDS encoding DegV family protein, which produces MKSVHIVTDSTADIPAELAERHEITVVPLKVIFSDEEFYRDGIDLTPEQFFVRLAELPASTSQPSPAEFLDVYRPLAEQGRDIISVHISAALSGTVHSAQAARALLPDASVEVIDSKVTSIPLGMAVLAAARAAQAGLGRAEILELLNSILDSTGVYFMVDTLEYLQRGGRIGRAQGLLGTLLNIKPILMLKDGLVTPLDKVRGRAKGLERLAGVLEEAARQGPIKYGITHGNTPELFARLEEKLTTRVGFGPDLSCRVGGVIGAHVGPSVVGFSFHRDVGW; this is translated from the coding sequence ATGAAAAGCGTACACATTGTTACCGACAGCACCGCCGACATCCCCGCCGAGTTGGCTGAGCGGCACGAGATCACCGTGGTCCCCTTGAAGGTGATCTTCAGTGACGAAGAGTTCTACCGCGACGGGATCGACCTAACGCCGGAACAGTTCTTTGTGCGCCTCGCAGAACTTCCGGCCTCCACTTCCCAGCCGTCCCCGGCGGAGTTCCTGGACGTCTACCGGCCCCTGGCGGAGCAAGGCCGGGATATCATCTCCGTGCACATCTCGGCGGCCCTGAGCGGCACCGTGCACTCGGCCCAGGCGGCCCGGGCCCTGCTCCCGGACGCATCGGTCGAGGTCATCGACTCGAAGGTCACCAGCATCCCCCTGGGCATGGCGGTGCTCGCCGCCGCGCGGGCGGCACAGGCCGGCCTAGGCCGAGCGGAAATCCTTGAACTCTTAAACTCCATTCTGGACTCCACCGGTGTTTACTTCATGGTGGACACCCTGGAGTACCTGCAGCGGGGCGGGCGTATCGGCCGGGCGCAGGGGCTTCTGGGCACCCTCCTCAACATTAAGCCGATCTTAATGCTCAAGGATGGCCTGGTAACCCCGCTCGACAAAGTCCGGGGCCGGGCCAAGGGTCTGGAGCGCCTGGCGGGGGTGCTGGAGGAGGCGGCGCGTCAGGGGCCCATCAAGTACGGCATCACCCACGGGAACACCCCTGAGCTTTTCGCCCGGCTGGAGGAGAAATTGACCACGCGTGTCGGGTTTGGGCCTGACCTGTCCTGCCGCGTCGGGGGTGTAATCGGCGCTCACGTGGGACCGAGTGTGGTCGGCTTTTCATTCCACCGAGACGTGGGCTGGTAA
- a CDS encoding late competence development ComFB family protein codes for MLKNYVEVAVAEVFDDVLAEIRKRKPDLCGCERCREDVMAIALNRLPPKYIATDKGEIFTSVDFSRVGGKAEIIANLIPAFELVDKRPRHVR; via the coding sequence ATGCTGAAAAACTACGTTGAGGTGGCGGTGGCCGAGGTCTTTGACGATGTGCTGGCCGAAATCCGGAAGCGCAAACCGGACTTGTGCGGTTGCGAACGCTGCCGTGAGGACGTGATGGCGATCGCCCTCAACCGCCTGCCTCCCAAGTATATCGCCACCGACAAAGGGGAAATATTTACTAGTGTGGATTTTAGCAGGGTTGGAGGGAAGGCGGAGATTATCGCCAACCTTATACCGGCTTTTGAGTTGGTTGACAAGCGTCCGCGGCATGTCCGCTAA
- a CDS encoding DAK2 domain-containing protein — protein MQYISGAQLQEVLVTGAARLARMRQEIDRLNVFPVPDGDTGTNMYLTFLVALQELGQVGDDSLGAVTKAVAHGALLGARGNSGVILSQILQGFASALAGKDQGCAGDIAVALEKGVEFAYRAMSEPVEGTILTVARSAAEAAREAAERSPDLRRLSLHVYRRAAETLTLTPEMLPVLKKAGVVDAGGKGLLVILEGMLHVFRRFRQEELLTASFDFLTGSGQSTPRMEEPGDIRFLYCTEFLVRGPDLKSDELRANLRHLGDCLMVVGNGNMLKVHIHSNNPGRVLEEGLRHGTLHEVHINNMADQTAELKQPKKPLGLVAVVSGEGLAKIFESLGTDTIVSGQQTMNPSTEEILRAVERVPADRVLILPNNSNIILAAQQAQALSKKEVRVVPSRTVPQGLAAMLAFAPDASLEANVSRMEAALGNVLTGEVTQAVRDATVDGQEITAGGWLGIAEGKLVTGGSLAEVTEKVIGALVATGSLVTLYHGKNVSTAEAEEMLAGLRAVFPGAEFELYYGGQPLYHFIISVE, from the coding sequence GTGCAGTACATCAGCGGAGCCCAGTTGCAGGAAGTGCTGGTTACTGGGGCAGCCCGCCTGGCCCGCATGCGCCAGGAAATCGACCGGCTGAACGTTTTCCCGGTGCCTGACGGCGACACCGGCACTAATATGTACCTGACTTTCTTGGTCGCGTTGCAGGAACTTGGCCAGGTTGGCGACGACTCACTTGGTGCCGTGACCAAGGCGGTAGCCCACGGTGCGCTCTTGGGTGCCCGCGGCAATTCCGGCGTCATCCTGTCCCAGATCCTCCAAGGCTTTGCCAGCGCCCTGGCCGGTAAGGACCAGGGATGTGCCGGAGATATCGCGGTCGCCCTGGAGAAAGGCGTCGAATTCGCCTACCGGGCAATGAGCGAGCCGGTGGAGGGCACCATCCTGACCGTCGCCCGGAGCGCCGCCGAAGCAGCCCGCGAGGCCGCGGAGCGCAGCCCGGACCTGCGCCGCCTGAGCCTCCACGTTTACCGGAGGGCTGCCGAAACCCTGACCCTAACTCCGGAAATGCTCCCGGTGTTGAAGAAAGCCGGAGTGGTCGATGCCGGGGGAAAGGGGCTTCTGGTCATTCTCGAGGGTATGCTCCATGTCTTCCGCCGTTTCCGGCAGGAAGAACTGCTCACTGCTTCGTTTGACTTTCTCACTGGTTCGGGGCAGAGTACCCCACGCATGGAAGAGCCGGGAGATATCCGCTTCCTCTATTGCACCGAATTTCTGGTGCGGGGTCCGGACCTGAAGAGCGATGAACTCCGGGCCAACTTGCGCCACCTGGGCGACTGCCTGATGGTGGTCGGCAACGGGAACATGCTCAAGGTCCACATCCACTCCAATAACCCCGGCCGCGTCCTTGAGGAGGGGCTACGTCACGGCACCCTGCACGAGGTGCACATCAACAACATGGCCGACCAAACCGCCGAACTCAAACAGCCCAAGAAACCCCTCGGGCTGGTGGCGGTCGTATCCGGCGAGGGGTTGGCCAAGATCTTTGAAAGCCTGGGAACCGACACCATCGTATCCGGGCAGCAAACAATGAACCCCAGCACTGAGGAAATCCTGCGCGCCGTGGAGCGTGTCCCCGCGGACCGGGTCCTCATTCTGCCGAACAACTCGAACATCATCCTGGCCGCCCAGCAGGCCCAGGCGCTATCCAAGAAGGAAGTGCGCGTGGTACCCAGCCGCACTGTCCCCCAAGGCCTGGCCGCCATGCTCGCCTTTGCGCCGGACGCCAGCCTGGAAGCGAACGTATCCCGGATGGAGGCCGCCCTGGGAAATGTACTGACCGGCGAGGTCACCCAGGCGGTACGGGACGCCACGGTAGACGGCCAGGAGATCACAGCGGGCGGCTGGCTCGGCATAGCCGAAGGGAAGCTGGTCACCGGCGGCAGCCTGGCCGAGGTGACCGAGAAGGTAATCGGCGCGCTGGTGGCCACCGGCAGCCTAGTCACGCTGTACCACGGCAAAAACGTGAGCACCGCCGAAGCCGAGGAAATGCTTGCCGGCCTCCGGGCTGTTTTCCCCGGCGCCGAGTTCGAACTATATTACGGCGGACAACCCCTGTACCATTTTATTATTTCTGTGGAGTGA